From Antechinus flavipes isolate AdamAnt ecotype Samford, QLD, Australia chromosome 1, AdamAnt_v2, whole genome shotgun sequence:
tatacaacattaCTGAATATGGGGAAAAATGACAACGACTGCTTAAGTATAAAGTACAGAAAgtacaaaattaatacaaagtacTTAAAATAAACTACAAAGTCTCTGAAGAGGGTTTACtgggtttgaaaaaaaaaaaaaaattctttcaaaaacCAAAGCCAATTTAAAAATGAGTATGTGAACTTGAACCAACAATTTTCTCAAGAGTTACATTTACTACCATAAAATGAATACACAAAATTTACTTGTtgcacaaatgaaaaagaaagttttttttttacaaatttcatttgCAATATCTTTAATAGATAATCAAAGTTAACTTTTCTAGAGAAATACTGCTGTCAGTAAAGCATCTGAGGCAGACAAAgaactaggggaaaaaagtacTTTATTGGTTTAACTGACAAATACCCTTGTCACTTTAGATATGCTTTAAAGTCCATGGCTCAAGAATTACCAACATAAGATCTGAAAGTCTGAGATCAAACTAACTAATGACTATGCTGACAATTTAATAAGGAATAGAAAACTTATGTTGCCaggaaattcttttatttattcagaaaGCACTTAAGAGCTTCTGTGTCTAAGGCTATGCTAGGTACTgaggatacaatgacaaaaacattGGGGAATGGGAGTAAaagggataaatagaaaataagtaaatataaattgttttgggagagggaaaaaaattagtaaatctTTAATATTGCTAAGAAATCACTCAATTCTCAACCGTTTAAACAAATAGGGAACAAATTAAGTAAAACCAATAGATAACCTTTAGGTTTCAGTTAAGCTAACAAGTCCAACAATGGGTGCCAACACAGGTGGAGGTGGCTGGGTTGGAACTCCTCAGTCAGCAGCTTGTGTTCTGagatattgtttatatataatatctagCTCTTGTTAATTGCCTTGGATTCTAGGAACATCAGCTTATTCTGAGGTTTCTCATGGACAGACTGCTTTATGGACTCTGATTAGTTTTCTCTTAACCCTATGGAAtagtacttctttttttattcaaatatgtCAGTGGAAGTTCTAAAAACATGCAAAAGAAGTCCCGCCTATTCTACCTGTGCATCCTCCAGGAGAAGTGTTAGGGGATagtgaaacaataaaaaaaaattaatgagtaaAGTAAGCCACAAGTAAACAACTAGTCCCATGATTTGCTTGTTTCGATTGCGTATATATTGGtcataatttatagaaaaaagaaattcaatacaCAATTGTGCgataattttcttatattgaaaCTTAAGTACAGAAAGCCTGCCAAAGGAGGTAAGGGAAGAGTTTTCTCTGGAGGCTGTTAAAAAATCTAGGATATATTCTCTTTTGGTTGAGATGGCTAACATCGTCTTGATTCAGGTTCATCTGAGACTCTACAACTACCTTGTAATTAGTTTGTCTTCTTCCTTAATAACATAGAGATTGCTTGGGGAAATATTTTTGGgggactggatctgtgatttcactggcacaGAAAATTCTTGAGAAGGCAATTTCTCTACCAATACAAACTGCCACTTATGTAGTATAGAATCTTGGAGTATTGGTGGGTTAAGAGATTTTCCTAGGACCATACAATCAGCGCATGTCAGAATGGAACTTGAACCTATGTCTTCCCGACTCTGAAGCCAATTCTGAAGCCACTTAACCATGTGGCCTCTCTGCAAATTAGAATCtcaaaaaagaatagagaaaaccCAGTGATTTTCCTTCAAGTAAAAGGGTATTGCCTagttccctttccccccaaagtAAACTGCTGAAATTTTCTCCTAAGTAATGACATTTTTGTAAACATCAagaataaaataactttagaGTGTGCaactgaaaaagaattcaaaCCGTGGCACAGAAAATTGATTAGCATTAGTCCTTGAAAAGTTCTgagaagttttattttgttattatggCACAAACTGTTATACTCAAAAATTCAATCTCACTGTGGCCAAATCATTTTCTGTGTCACTGAAACCACAAAGTATAAAAACAAGTTCCTTACCCTCTTGCTCTTCCTACAACATCCTTCTTTTCTAGCCAGTTTTGACCTTCTTTGTACAGACCTCTATCATCAACttcattattatctcctttaGTGAGAAATTTGACATTTCCATTAtctctgaaaggcaaaagacaaacaaacaacttGTAAATAAATTTCAGTATGATTAAAAATGAGTTTAGATGTATGCTTAAAGTCATTCCATAGAATGATCCAAAAGCAGTGGAAGCGTGTTCATGAGGAAAATTTTGAGTGGTGCACATGAGATATACCTATTTGTTGAGATCCTGATTGtatgtaaaacttaaaaaaaaaaattaatctgtcaTAAATACTATTTACATCTAAAAGAGTATCTAATTAATTTGTAAAGCGCTTTCTTCCCAGCCCaatgaaataatgcaaatatttttcttttttgctttacaGATGAATATAATGGAACCTCCAGAAGttgtaatttgcccaaagtcacccagtTAATATAAGGTGGTACAGCCAGAACTCAAATCCAAGTCAACTCCTCACAAACAAGATTCAACTGAAAATATGGCACAGTCAAGTTCCGAAATGCTTTGTGaatgtttaaaaacaaaggaatatTACAATTCAGGGCGGGAAAGTCTCTTAAAATGAAGAGTTATCTGTAATTACTACTAGTTAAAATTAATTGACATGACattttgcaataagaaaaataatggggCCTAATATCCTCAACccatttttaaatctaaataaaGTTCCATGAATTCCTATGCTATTAGTCAAACACATGGATGAAGTCTTATGAAACTGAATATTGTAAGAGAACTTCAGATTAAGTTGATAGCATGCTTAAATCCCAGCAAATGGTTAGTGATTCTTACACTAACAACTTAAAATTCAAATCAGTCAGATTAGACACTGATTTAACATTACTTGTAGGCCTTTAAGTACTTCATTCCCCTTCCACACACTCATACACCTATCACTTGCTCATTCTATTGACAAGCAATCAGTAATTACATAAGGTTCAATTTGAAGGAGAAACCAGATGACAGTTTGGTAGAGTGGAGCAGTGTGGTTCAGAAGGAAATCTCTAACCaaataaagaacaagaaaacaatTACATTTTAAGTATCACATAAATGTAAAATACACTCTGCCAAAGTTTGGGCATATAGCTTCTGAAAAGTCAAACAGATCTGAGTACTTctcaattttcctcttttaacTGACATTGTATTATGTGCTATTTTCCTCATCACAGACTACAATGGAGTATAAAATCAGGATCTTGGGAAAGATCATAATACTAATAGTATTAATACTTATTAGTTATTAATAGCATAAACAACTAATAGCATAAAACCAGCATGTTTAAAGCAAAGTTCTACAAAAAGGACCAATTCTAAGCATTCTAAAAGGATATTAAGATAGTCTAGacacaaaattaaattaatgaatttaattaaataactatatgtcttttaaaaataaaacaaatgaaaaaatgcacaACTACAATTAGATAACATTAAAATCCCCctaagaatttaaaattcaatcaaATAGATTTGATTTGAGCTACAGGACTCtacattgtaaaaacaaacaactccccctcccccctaaaaaaaattccacaacaATAAAGCACACAAATGTAAATTATTGGAGTTATTCGATTGTGAACAATTTTTCACTTTCtagtaattaaaaaacaaaacaaaattataataaaaatcaattaaggCCATGAGTAGATTTCTAAGTAAATTTCTTCCTTTggtaaattaaaaagtatttcacAAACATCTCACAAGAGcatattttaactataaatgtagGCTTAAAATAGATCAAGTTTTTTAAGGAGCAGTCATTCAAGGTAGAAGATTATGAATAGTTCAAGACAGCTGGAAGTAACTGGTAGATGTGAAACTGAAAACTTGggatttatagatatatgtatgatttattccattatcttcataataTGCTGGATTCGTGCTTAATCACATAGTTCTTAAGAAGCAAattaaaatcatccattttgctaCAGAAAAATTAATAACCAAAATCTGTAAAGTATTGTTAATCAGAAATGAGATCtctaattagaaattaatatgtAAATTAGAAATCAATGCTTCTAATtcttaaaaccatttctatttagaagaatttaaagggaaagcAGGCATATTTGCTGAAGGGTATCAGAATTTCAAAATGAGGCAACTCCAATTAAATAACTAAATAGGGATTCAAAGCAAGGGAATAAACTAGGTATGAGAAGAGTTATCTTATTTTGGGgatactatacatacatatatattcctgattctaaatATTGAATTAATGTGCTACTTCTCTCATCACAGAATATAACAGGGTAAAAACaatgatgccaaaaaaaaaaaggtaacaacTAGTGGCATAAAACCAGTTTGTTAGGAGAGAAGTTCTACAAATGGAACCCATTCTAAAAAGACGTTGAGATGtctaataaatattcatattatatgtgaaataaaatatttatcataaaactttacatttacaCATCActtgttttcaaaatgctttctcaTGAATAATCTCATCATTTAATTTCCCCAACATTACTGTGAATTACTATCATCTCAGtcttaaaagatgaggaaacaggttcatAAAGGCTacagtgacttgcctacagtcaaGAAGTCAAGATCTGGCAGGAGAAGCAGAGTCTTGTGATTCCTAATTTAGCAGTCTTTCCAATGCATTTTACTGACTCTCCAATTATGAACCAAGAAACAAGGAAGcacaaaagaagaattaaaattttcattacttttcatgaactttgatgactctgtGAACTATAGGAATATCTCTTCCTTCAACTTTAAAAACAACTATTTCACCAGCTCTAATAGGATCTTCCCGGAAATTTGTTAAAAACAGAAGGTCTCCTCTATGAAATGCTGGCTCCATACTgccactaaaaagaaaaaaaacaaaataattataggGTTTATACTATGATCTAAAAATGAACAACATTGAAATTTATCCAAAATAATACAAATGTGCCAATTTAGGTTGAAATAACTTTCAAACATAGCCACTGATAATCTACAAATCAATAATGCTACCAAGTACATGTTTCTCTTCATTAAAAGGTTTAACCATCAacatctccccccacccctcccaaaAAAGGGACAGACTCagtataaaattaaatgtaaaaaaaaagaactctaagaATTCAGCATAGAAAAGATCATTGGTTCTTCCTGCTTCCTGAATGGAAGAAAAGTCTTAGACATTGTCTCCTCCTTGATTCCTAGGAAGATAGAAGCTCTGTGGCAGATCAAGTTCAAAAAGAGACTTCTGAATCTTGATGGTAGAATCTCccatatttaactttaaaaactcTGTCTCTTTCCAGTAGATTTTAATTCATTTAGAATCAAAATGTTTTAGCTGAATGGAATCGTTCCCTATAGATccaatcaataaattaattaacattaagtacccactatgtgccaggcactgtagtggatgtgccaggcactatagtGGATGGGGTTagagagacaaaaaatgaaaagtttttctcctcaaagaagccagagaagctgacttattcaaggtcaagCAGTGGTAGAGCTAAAATTAGAACCCAAGTTTCCCAACTCCCAATTCTAGAGTTCTCATTAACACAAAGCTTGAAAGGATTGacccttttctaaaatatgaactGATTTTGGAAGTAAAAGTTGAAGCTACCATGTAGCATTCTCTCCTTCTATATCTCAGTCTTGGTAATTAGAgctaaaataatcaaaatataattgAGTTTTATAATTTGATAActgaaaactataaaatactgggtttataaaaattctataaattatagctttaatttttacTCCAAGACTCCCTAACTTGTGAAATAATTTATACTGCTCAAATAACTGACATGAAGGGATCATCATCATCTACAAGTAGTTTTTCTTGATCCTTTCTCATTCCTGGTGACCTCCCTCCCAAAAccaccttgtatttatttaatatgtattctatatgtttatgtacatattaTCTCCCCTcaaaagcttcttgaggacagggctTGTTTCATTCTTCTCTCTATCTTGCACAAtgcttagaacataggatgtggttgataaatgcttgttggctggcTATTGAGGGGAAAAGTCTAAGGTGCAACTATAAAGGAAGGCCATGGAGTGGAATCACCATTTTATTGCAGAAATCACTGAGTAGTGACAATGAAAATTGACTCATGCT
This genomic window contains:
- the SEC11C gene encoding signal peptidase complex catalytic subunit SEC11C isoform X1; the protein is MDIFGDLRKMNKRQLYYQVLNFAMIVSSALMIWKGLIVVTGSESPIVVVLSGSMEPAFHRGDLLFLTNFREDPIRAGEIVVFKVEGRDIPIVHRVIKVHEKDNGNVKFLTKGDNNEVDDRGLYKEGQNWLEKKDVVGRARGFLPYVGMVTIIMNDYPKFKYALLAVMGAYVLLKRES
- the SEC11C gene encoding signal peptidase complex catalytic subunit SEC11C isoform X2 is translated as MHLALVMESLYRTAGHKNHNSPMCGSMEPAFHRGDLLFLTNFREDPIRAGEIVVFKVEGRDIPIVHRVIKVHEKDNGNVKFLTKGDNNEVDDRGLYKEGQNWLEKKDVVGRARGFLPYVGMVTIIMNDYPKFKYALLAVMGAYVLLKRES